In one window of Bdellovibrio bacteriovorus W DNA:
- a CDS encoding ADP-heptose synthase (COG2870 ADP-heptose synthase, bifunctional sugar kinase/adenylyltransferase): MTTPRQAQIRAEDKTQLINQIPALKGKRILIVGDVGLDEYVMGQVRRISPEAPVPVLEVEEEDMRLGLAANVAQNVASLGGEAILISVVGEDTGARLLKELFERNGVSWEHMIVDKARPTTRKTRVMAKHHHLVRVDYELRKYLSQEAETALIESVKKNITKADCVVIEDYAKGVVSKKVIQSVVEICRQHDKKLLVDPHRSNPGDFYHGVDLIKPNYDEAVSLAGMDFDDLRSNPNKVVEVGRALQRITGAKKVVLTRGKDGMTIFSGDEITEVPTYARKVFDVTGAGDTVIAALSLSLSSGLDLVHSCMFANYAAGVVVGKVGCVPCEIPELIEYIQSAH, translated from the coding sequence ATGACGACGCCAAGACAAGCTCAGATTAGAGCTGAAGACAAAACTCAACTCATTAACCAAATTCCTGCCCTTAAAGGCAAACGCATACTTATCGTTGGTGACGTGGGTCTTGATGAATACGTTATGGGACAAGTACGTCGTATAAGTCCTGAGGCGCCGGTTCCAGTTCTTGAAGTTGAAGAAGAAGACATGCGTTTAGGTCTTGCGGCAAACGTTGCTCAAAACGTGGCAAGTCTTGGTGGGGAAGCTATTTTAATCTCTGTTGTGGGTGAAGACACGGGCGCTCGACTTTTAAAGGAGCTCTTTGAAAGAAATGGTGTTTCTTGGGAGCACATGATCGTTGATAAAGCTCGCCCAACGACTCGTAAAACTCGTGTGATGGCTAAACATCATCACTTGGTTCGTGTCGATTACGAATTGAGAAAATACTTATCACAAGAAGCTGAAACAGCTTTGATTGAATCCGTAAAAAAGAACATCACAAAGGCAGACTGCGTGGTGATTGAGGATTATGCTAAGGGTGTTGTTTCTAAAAAAGTTATTCAAAGTGTTGTAGAGATTTGTCGTCAGCACGATAAAAAACTTTTAGTAGACCCACACCGTAGCAATCCGGGCGACTTCTATCACGGAGTTGATCTTATTAAGCCGAACTATGACGAGGCTGTGAGTCTGGCGGGAATGGATTTCGATGATCTTCGCAGTAATCCAAATAAAGTTGTAGAAGTCGGTCGCGCTTTGCAAAGAATCACAGGTGCGAAGAAAGTTGTTCTCACTCGCGGAAAAGATGGAATGACGATTTTTTCTGGAGACGAAATCACAGAAGTACCGACTTACGCTCGTAAAGTTTTTGACGTTACAGGTGCTGGGGATACGGTCATTGCAGCTCTTTCGTTGAGCCTCAGCTCAGGCCTAGATTTGGTGCACTCTTGTATGTTTGCTAACTATGCAGCGGGTGTTGTTGTTGGAAAAGTAGGTTGTGTACCTTGCGAGATTCCAGAACTCATCGAGTATATTCAGTCAGCGCACTAA